The Pirellulales bacterium genomic interval CGTCGCGGCCGTCGTCGGAATGAACTTGCAAGGCCTTTCGCCGGAGACAATGCGTGCAACTTTGGAACACGGCATCGCGTTCCGCGGTTTTGTGGTCGCTGCCGAATGGATCACCGCCGTGGCGGGTGGCTATGCGGCGGTGCGGGTGGCTGCCTGTCGGCGTCAGACGGCGCATGCATTTTCGGCAGCCGGCGGAACAATCGTGTTGAAATGCATGACATGGCTGCTGTTGGGGAATCCTTGGCCGCTTGGATTGGCCGCGATCGATCTGGCGATCGTCGTCCCGTGCGCGCTGGTCGGCGGATATTTGGCCGCTCCCTGCCCTCCGCTTTCAAGCGAGGCGCCAAGACCCTCGGCAAGTTCGCTGAAATAATCGCATTACCCGCCTGATTGATGTTGTCGCGACGGTCGATCCATAGCATCAACTGTCCCGCTTGCCCGCCTCGGAAGCTCGCCGATTCGCACGTTCGTTCGATTCCCGTTCCATCTCCATCGATTTATGTGTCCTCATGCAAACAAACGGTAACGGCCGGCCCGACAAGCCACACAAAGATCACATTTCCCGCCGCGCGATTCTTTCCCGCGCGGGGATCTCGGCGGCTGCTTGTGCGTTGGCAGCGCCTGTGGCCGTGTTGCCGCAGGCGAGTGCCCAAGGGGCCGGCGTCGGTTCGCCGGTTGCCGCTTCAAGCGAGGCGAATCCCTTTCGCTTCGGCATGAACACGAGCACGCTTCGCGGACAGAAATTGCCGATCGCGCAGCTTGTCGAAGTGGTCGCTAAAGCCGGTTTCCAGGCGATCGAACCTTGGATCAGCGAACTCGAAGACCACGTGCGCCGCGGAGGCTCGCTCAAAGATCTCGGCAAGCAGGTTCGCGACCTCGGGCTGGCCGTCGAGAGCTCGATCGCATTTCCCGAATGGATCGTCGACGACGACGCCCGGCGGGCCAAGGGATTGGAGCAGGCCCGCAGAAACATGGCCATGGTGGCCGAAATCGGTGGCCTGCGGATGGCGGCGCCCCCCATCGGCGCGACGAATGGGCCGCAAATCGATTCGCAAAAGATCTCCGATCGATATCGCAAGCTGCTGGAATTGGGGGATCAGATCGGCGTGGTTCCGGAAGTTGAAGTCTGGGGATTCTCGAAAACGCTCACGCGCCTCAGCGACGCCGCCGAAGTGGCTCTAAACACCGGACATCCAAAAGCCTGCATCCTGCCCGACATCTACCATCTTTACAAAGGTGGTTCGCCATTTGCCGGCCTGCGGCTTTTGAGCGGACAGGCAGTGCACGTGATCCACACCAACGATTATCCCGCCAACCCGCCACGCGCGGCGATCAAGGATTCCGACCGCGTGTTTCCTGGCGACGGCGTGGCCCCCTTGGCGACGATTTTTCGCGACCTGCGCGACGCCGGTTTCCGCGGCACGCTATCGATCGAGCTTTTCAATCCGACCTATTGGCAGCAAGACCCGCAAACGGTGGCGCGGACGGCGCTGGCGAAGACCCGCGCCATCGTGGCCGACGCGCTGGCCGCGCGATAGCGCTTCGCCGAGCGCCGACGCGCGAAACCGCAAGCGATTAGCCTGCCGCTCTTCGTCCATCGCCTTCTGCCCCTCACCCTCACCCTTCCCGCGATGCGCGTCCTCAGCTACAACATGCACAAGGGGATCGGCGGCCGGGATCGGCGATATCGGCTCGAGCGGATTTTGGATGTTATCGAGACCGAAAATCCCGATTTAATTCTCCTCCAAGAGGTCGATCGGCACGTCGCACGCTCGAAGTTCGACGATCAGCCGCGAATTCTGGCCGATTACTTCAAAGCGGCCGGACATTTGTTTCAGCCGAACGTTCACCTTCGAGCCGGCGCGTATGGCAATTTGCTTCTTTCGCGGTGGAAGCTGACCAGCCGGCATCAGATTTCTCTGCGGCTAAATCGGAAGAAGCCGCGCGGCGGGCAGCTCGCCGTCGTCGAAACGCCCGAGGGCCCGCTGCATGTGGTCCACGTGCACTTAGGGCTCAACGAGCGCGAGCGCCATTGGCAAATCGAACATTTGCTGGGGCATCATCTATTTCAAGCGTCGGCGCATTTGCCGACGTTGCTCATTGGCGATACCAACGACTGGCGCAACACGCTTGCCGGCGGATTGCTGGGCCTGAGCGGCTTCCGGCTGATCACCGCACCGATTTCGCGGTTTCGAAGTTTTCCGGCGTGGCTGCCGCTCGGCTCCCTGGATAAATTGTTTGTTCGCGGGGGCGTGAACGTGCGGCATGCGCGGTTCGTGCGCTCGCGGTTGGCGCGCAGCGCGTCAGACCATTTGCCGCTAGTGGCCGACCTGCATCTGCACCGCATGGCGCTCGATTCATGATGCGGCGGTCGGCTCGAAGCCGGCTTTTCGAAGCTGGCGATAGAGTTCGACGATGTGCTGGCGATCGGCGGTTTCCACGGTGCAGAGAACGCTCACCGCCGAGACATCCGGCCCGCAAAAAGCGCGGTCGTGCGCAATCTCCTTGACGCTCGCTCCGGCGGCGGCAATTTGCTCCGCCAGCCGCGCCAATCCACCAGGCCGATCGCTGATCGTGACCGTGAATCGGCACAGCCGGCCATCGACCACCAAGCCATGCTCGATCACCCGGCCGAGCACGGCCAGGTCGATATTTCCGCCGGTGAGCACCAGCACGGTGCGGCGGCCAGCGAGTTCGGGCAATTTTCCCGCGAGGCACGCGGCCAGCGCCGCTCCGCCCGCACCCTCGACGACGCTTTTTTCCAGTTCCGCCAGCCGCAGAATTGCCAGCGAAAATTGTTCTTCGCCGACCGTTACAACCCGTTCGATCAACGGCGCAGCCAAGGCAAACGCTCGTTCGCCGACCCGGCCAACGGCCAGGCCGTCGGCCAACGTCGGCCGCAGAGGAATATCGACCGGATGACCGGCTGCCAGGGCAGCGCTGAACGTCGGCATTTGCTCTGGTTCGACGCCGAAGATTTGCACCGCCGGGCGCAGCGCTTTCACGGCCACCGCGACGCCCGCAGCCAATCCGCCGCCGCCGATCGGCAATACGATCGTCTCGACGTCGGGCACCTGGTCGAGGATTTCGAGCCCAAGCGTT includes:
- a CDS encoding sugar phosphate isomerase/epimerase family protein, whose protein sequence is MQTNGNGRPDKPHKDHISRRAILSRAGISAAACALAAPVAVLPQASAQGAGVGSPVAASSEANPFRFGMNTSTLRGQKLPIAQLVEVVAKAGFQAIEPWISELEDHVRRGGSLKDLGKQVRDLGLAVESSIAFPEWIVDDDARRAKGLEQARRNMAMVAEIGGLRMAAPPIGATNGPQIDSQKISDRYRKLLELGDQIGVVPEVEVWGFSKTLTRLSDAAEVALNTGHPKACILPDIYHLYKGGSPFAGLRLLSGQAVHVIHTNDYPANPPRAAIKDSDRVFPGDGVAPLATIFRDLRDAGFRGTLSIELFNPTYWQQDPQTVARTALAKTRAIVADALAAR
- a CDS encoding endonuclease/exonuclease/phosphatase family protein, with protein sequence MRVLSYNMHKGIGGRDRRYRLERILDVIETENPDLILLQEVDRHVARSKFDDQPRILADYFKAAGHLFQPNVHLRAGAYGNLLLSRWKLTSRHQISLRLNRKKPRGGQLAVVETPEGPLHVVHVHLGLNERERHWQIEHLLGHHLFQASAHLPTLLIGDTNDWRNTLAGGLLGLSGFRLITAPISRFRSFPAWLPLGSLDKLFVRGGVNVRHARFVRSRLARSASDHLPLVADLHLHRMALDS
- the ilvA gene encoding threonine ammonia-lyase: MSISLDDVLAARSRIAGGVALSPCPESIQLSELCGARIFCKLDYLQRTGSFKERGARNALLLLDDHQRQRGVIAASAGNHALGLAYHGKLLSIGVTVVMPKFAPLIKLATCRRLGANVVLHGETFREAVEHAHALERERGLSYIHGFDNPAIIAGQGTLGLEILDQVPDVETIVLPIGGGGLAAGVAVAVKALRPAVQIFGVEPEQMPTFSAALAAGHPVDIPLRPTLADGLAVGRVGERAFALAAPLIERVVTVGEEQFSLAILRLAELEKSVVEGAGGAALAACLAGKLPELAGRRTVLVLTGGNIDLAVLGRVIEHGLVVDGRLCRFTVTISDRPGGLARLAEQIAAAGASVKEIAHDRAFCGPDVSAVSVLCTVETADRQHIVELYRQLRKAGFEPTAAS